From one Triticum aestivum cultivar Chinese Spring chromosome 4B, IWGSC CS RefSeq v2.1, whole genome shotgun sequence genomic stretch:
- the LOC123094264 gene encoding uncharacterized protein, whose translation MAIIKQSLIVLVLLICGAGGSATPAPAPEPALLTQDNLCVGISTSNEELACVANVALACFAENAVTNEVTFTPCFVLAAGRQCLAKDKEEPNKEHCIGLEISKQLLPCLGDSAWTCYNDITGYIPPVFIACFQGRALMCTRQ comes from the exons ATGGCCATCATCAAGCAGTCGCTCATTGTCCTAGTGCTGCTCATatgcggagcaggcggctccgccacaccggcgccggcgccggagccGGCGCTGCTGACGCAGGATAATCTGTGTGTCGGCATAAG CACGTCCAACGAAGAGCTGGCCTGCGTCGCCAACGTCGCACTGGCCTGCTTCGCCGAGAATGCCGTCACCAACGAGGTTACCTTCACGCCATGCTTCGTCCTCGCCGCCGGCAGGCAATGCTTGGCCAAGGATAAGGAGGAGCCCAACAAGGAGCACTGCATCGGCCTAGAGATCAGCAAGCAACTGCTGCCATGCCTTGGAGATAGCGCCTGGACCTGCTACAACGACATCACGGGGTACATCCCTCCCGTCTTCATCGCGTGCTTCCAAGGCAGAGCCCTCATGTGCACCCGACAGTGA